From Daucus carota subsp. sativus chromosome 6, DH1 v3.0, whole genome shotgun sequence, the proteins below share one genomic window:
- the LOC108227199 gene encoding phytochrome-associated serine/threonine-protein phosphatase 3-like produces MDLDLWISNVKDGQHLSEDDLQLLCEYVKDILIEESNVQPVNSPVTVCGDIHGQFHDLMKLFQTGGHVPDTNYIFMGDYVDRGYNSLEVFTILLLLKARYPANITLLRGNHESRQLTQVYGFYDECQRKYGNANAWRYCTDVFDYLTLSAIIDGTVLCVHGGLSPDVRTVDQIRVIDRNCEIPHEGPFCDLMWSDPEDIETWAVSPRGAGWLFGSRVTSEYNHINKLDLVCRAHQLVQEGLKYMFQDKGLVTVWSAPNYCYRCGNVASILSFNENMERDVKFFTETEENNQMRGPRTGVPYFL; encoded by the exons ATGGATTTGGATCTGTGGATATCAAATGTGAAAGACGGGCAACACTTGTCTGAAGATGACCTTCAGCTGTTATGTGAATAT GTCAAAGATATCTTGATTGAGGAGTCAAATGTGCAGCCTGTCAATAGTCCGGTTACAGTTTGTGGTGACATCCATGGTCAGTTCCATGATCTGATGAAACTCTTCCAAACAGGAGGCCACGTACCAGACACAAATTACATTTTTATG GGAGATTATGTTGACCGGGGATACAACAGTCTTGAAGTTTTCACTATTCTTTTGCTTCTTAAAGCAAG ATATCCTGCCAACATTACTCTCCTACGTGGAAATCATGAAAGCAGACAATTAACGCAG GTCTATGGGTTCTATGATGAGTGCCAAAGAAAGTATGGAAATGCTAATGCTTGGCGTTATTGCACAGATGTTTTTGACTACCTAACACTATCAGCAATTATAGACGGAACg GTATTATGTGTCCATGGTGGCCTTTCCCCTGATGTTAGAACTGTTGACCAG ATTAGAGTCATAGATAGAAATTGTGAAATCCCACATGAAGGGCCTTTCTGTGACCTCATGTGGAGCGACCCAGAAGATATTGAAACATGGGCAGTCAGCCCTCGTGGTGCTGGATGGCTGTTTGGATCCAGGGTCACTTCGGAG TACAATCACATTAACAAACTTGATCTAGTTTGTCGTGCCCATCAACTTGTGCAAGAAGGTCTGAAGTACATGTTTCAAGATAAAGGACTTGTGACT GTATGGTCGGCGCCAAACTATTGTTACCGATGTGGAaatgtagcttcaatattgagcTTCAATGAGAATATg
- the LOC108227202 gene encoding probable pectate lyase 9 codes for MTRNVGPDVTEYVVTDPSDDAMNPKPGTLRYAMTNVGGKKWVTFERDMKIKLQRPLLVSSFTTIDGRGASIHIAGGACLLLQRVTDVIIHGLRIHDCLAQGPGPVRGPDAKIVNIGHADGDAIRMLSSSKIWIDHNTLYDCPDGLIDVTRGSTDVTISNNWFRYQNKVMLLGHDDGFLRDRNMKVTVVFNYFGPNCHQRMPRVRFGYAHVVNNLYQGWGLYAIGGSMNPSVKSQANLFIAPKTGNKEVVWNKNSGDTSSNLWSVNDIFENGASFNQQRPNNAVAKPNYNQEQQFEVADAISVRPLTKTSGALRCSKRSTC; via the exons ATGACAAGGAATGTTGGTCCTGATGTTACTGAATATGTTGTGACCGACCCTAGTGACGATGCAATGAACCCTAAACCAGGCACGCTGAGATATGCAATGACCAATGTTGGGGGAAAGAAATGGGTCACCTTTGAGAGAGACATGAAAATTAAACTTCAGAGGCCACTTCTTGTCAGCAGCTTTACGACTATAGATGGACGAGGTGCCAGCATTCACATTGCAGGCGGTGCCTGCTTGCTGCTGCAAAGG GTGACAGACGTGATCATCCATGGCTTAAGAATCCACGACTGTCTAGCGCAAGGCCCAGGACCAGTAAGAGGTCCAGATGCAAAGATTGTGAATATAGGCCATGCAGATGGAGATGCAATCAGAATGTTATCATCAAGCAAGATTTGGATAGACCATAACACACTCTATGACTGCCCAGATGGTCTCATTGATGTTACCCGAGGCTCTACAGATGTTACTATTTCTAACAACTGGTTTAGATACCAGAACAAGGTTATGCTCTTGGGACATGATGATGGCTTTTTGCGAGACAGAAATATGAAGGTCACCGTTGTCTTCAACTATTTCGGTCCTAATTGTCATCAGAGGATGCCAAG GGTTCGCTTTGGATATGCGCATGTTGTCAACAATCTTTACCAAGGATGGGGGCTATACGCAATAGGGGGGAGCATGAACCCTAGCGTTAAAAGTCAAGCAAACCTTTTCATAGCACCCAAAACAGGGAACAAGGAG GTTGTCTGGAATAAGAATAGTGGCGATACATCCTCCAATTTGTGGTCGGTGAATGACATATTTGAAAACGGAGCTAGTTTCAACCAGCAAAGACCTAACAATGCTGTCGCAAAGCCAAATTACAACCAAGAACAACAATTTGAGGTGGCAGATGCAATTTCAGTGAGGCCATTAACAAAAACCTCAGGTGCATTAAGATGCTCCAAAAGATCTACATGCTAA
- the LOC108227201 gene encoding uncharacterized protein LOC108227201 isoform X1, with amino-acid sequence MSGREVREYTNLSDPKDKKSGKGRIDDEDTTFQRMVAKMQEVAGERGGYLHGRGALDSDDLLYLKEQMEAEEDAERLLRRTEKRAFAAFKKAASIADSSPATIPLPLRVEPKPKSGIRQQDLLKKVVEVKPKRPRVATPHDNKNVTVSAITGHSANSKPEANQGEKVAPSVDGDKTKNNMDNPVKSLLVAYVNSDSEED; translated from the exons ATGTCAGGAAGAGAAGTTCGAGAGTACACAAATCTCTCCGATCCCAAAG ATAAGAAATCGGGGAAAGGGAGGATTGATGATGAGGATACTACGTTTCAGCGGATGGTTGCTAAG ATGCAAGAGGTTGCTGGTGAACGTGGGGGATACCTTCATGGACGAGGCG CCTTGGACAGTGATGATTTGCTCTATCTCAAGGAGCAGATGGAAGCTGAGGAAGATGCAGAACGCCTTCTACGCCGCACCGAGAAACGGGCTTTTGCTGCGTTTAAAA AAGCTGCAAGCATAGCTGATTCTTCACCAGCAACAATTCCCCTGCCACTTCGGGTTGAGCCAAAACCAAAGAGTGGGATTAG GCAGCAGGATTTACTTAAGAAAGTGGTGGAAGTCAAACCAAAGCGACCAAGAGTTGCAACCCCTCATGATAATAAGAACGTTACTGTATCTGCCATCACTGGACACTCAGCTAACAGTAAACCAGAGGCAAACCAGGGGGAAAAAGTGGCACCTTCAGTAGATGGTGATAAAACCAAAAATAACATGGACAACCCTGTTAAAAGCTTGCTAGTAGCATATGTAAATTCCGACAGTGAAGAAGATTGA
- the LOC108227201 gene encoding uncharacterized protein LOC108227201 isoform X2, protein MQEVAGERGGYLHGRGALDSDDLLYLKEQMEAEEDAERLLRRTEKRAFAAFKKAASIADSSPATIPLPLRVEPKPKSGIRQQDLLKKVVEVKPKRPRVATPHDNKNVTVSAITGHSANSKPEANQGEKVAPSVDGDKTKNNMDNPVKSLLVAYVNSDSEED, encoded by the exons ATGCAAGAGGTTGCTGGTGAACGTGGGGGATACCTTCATGGACGAGGCG CCTTGGACAGTGATGATTTGCTCTATCTCAAGGAGCAGATGGAAGCTGAGGAAGATGCAGAACGCCTTCTACGCCGCACCGAGAAACGGGCTTTTGCTGCGTTTAAAA AAGCTGCAAGCATAGCTGATTCTTCACCAGCAACAATTCCCCTGCCACTTCGGGTTGAGCCAAAACCAAAGAGTGGGATTAG GCAGCAGGATTTACTTAAGAAAGTGGTGGAAGTCAAACCAAAGCGACCAAGAGTTGCAACCCCTCATGATAATAAGAACGTTACTGTATCTGCCATCACTGGACACTCAGCTAACAGTAAACCAGAGGCAAACCAGGGGGAAAAAGTGGCACCTTCAGTAGATGGTGATAAAACCAAAAATAACATGGACAACCCTGTTAAAAGCTTGCTAGTAGCATATGTAAATTCCGACAGTGAAGAAGATTGA
- the LOC108225612 gene encoding cytochrome P450 720B2 translates to MAEIYSNIWFLMILTLVFFIFLVKLLKHRKNFENFGYSKLPPGGRGLPIVGDSINWYNAVSSSHPPSFVKEQVKRYGKIFSCNLLGKRAVVSADPSFNRFIMQNEGKLFQSSYPKSFRNLVGINGVINAQGEQQKKLHSIASNMMRLDKFSFHFMKDIQLVLHQTVTNFENNEVVILQDVCRKVAINLMVNQLLGVSSDAEVDEMAHLFSDFVDGCLSVPINLPGFAFRTAMKAREKIIDKFDKIVKKHREERKSGAELVGNGLLGRLVDDESLADDTMADFVINLLFAGNETTAKTMLFAIYFLTQCPEAMKQLLEEQQALKSQKNGSDAEDEMLTWQDYKAMPFTQCVIDETLRLGGIAIWLMREAKQDIEYQDYVIPKGCFVVPFLSAVHLDENIYEDSLLFNPWRWMEPQNMEKRNWRSSPFYTPFGGGSRFCPGAELARLQIALFLHHFVTTYRWTQMKEDRMSFFPSARLVNGFQIQLTR, encoded by the exons ATGGCagaaatatattcaaatatctGGTTTCTAATGATCCTAACACTTGTCTTCTTCATTTTCCTTGTAAAGCTGTTGAAGCATCGCAAAAATTTCGAAAATTTCGGGTACAGTAAGCTACCTCCGGGAGGCAGAGGCTTGCCCATTGTAGGTGATAGCATTAACTGGTACAATGCTGTTTCAAGCTCTCATCCCCCTAGCTTTGTCAAAGAACAAGTTAAAAG GTACGGGAAAATATTTTCTTGTAATTTACTTGGAAAAAGGGCGGTGGTGTCAGCGGATCCGAGTTTCAACAGATTTATAATGCAAAATGAAGGGAAATTATTTCAATCAAGTTATCCGAAATCATTTCGGAACTTGGTTGGAATAAATGGAGTGATCAATGCCCAAGGAGAGCAACAAAAGAAGCTCCATTCCATTGCTTCCAATATGATGAGACTAGACAAGTTCAGTTTTCATTTCATGAAAGATATTCAATTGGTTTTGCATCAAACAGTTACAAACTTCGAAAACAATGAAGTTGTAATTCTTCAAGATGTTTGCAGAAAG GTTGCGATTAATCTAATGGTGAATCAACTGCTGGGAGTTTCGAGTGATGCAGAAGTGGATGAAATGGCTCATTTGTTTTCTGATTTTGTGGATGGCTGCCTCTCTGTGCCCATCAACCTCCCGGGATTCGCGTTTCGCACTGCTATGAAG GCAAGGGAGAAGATTATAGATAAATTCGACAAGATTGTGAAGAAGCATAGGGAAGAAAGAAAATCCGGTGCTGAATTAGTCGGAAATGGATTGCTGGGAAGACTAGTGGATGACGAAAGTTTAGCTGACGATACAATGGCAGACTTTGTCATAAATCTTCTCTTTGCTGGAAATGAGACTACAGCTAAAACCATGCTTTTCGCTATTTATTTTCTAACTCAATGCCCCGAAGCCATGAAGCAACTACTG GAAGAGCAACAAGCACTGAAGAGCCAAAAGAATGGTTCTGATGCTGAAGATGAGATGCTCACTTGGCAAGACTATAAAGCAATGCCTTTCACCCAATGT GTGATCGATGAAACACTTAGGCTGGGAGGCATTGCAATTTGGCTAATGAGAGAGGCGAAACAAGACATAGAATATCAAG ATTATGTTATTCCAAAAGGATGTTTCGTAGTCCCCTTTCTTTCGGCAGTACATCTGGATGAAAATATATACGAAGATTCTTTGTTGTTCAATCCTTGGCGATGGATGGAACCTCAAAATATG GAGAAGAGGAACTGGAGAAGTAGTCCATTCTATACACCTTTCGGAGGAGGTTCCCGGTTCTGTCCAGGAGCAGAGCTGGCTCGCCTTCAAATCGCGCTATTTTTGCACCATTTTGTAACCACCTACAG GTGGACTCAAATGAAGGAGGATAGGATGTCATTCTTTCCTTCAGCAAGATTAGTGAACGGATTTCAGATCCAGTTGACCAGATAA